In the Ipomoea triloba cultivar NCNSP0323 chromosome 6, ASM357664v1 genome, one interval contains:
- the LOC116022114 gene encoding photosystem I chlorophyll a/b-binding protein 5, chloroplastic: MELAVGRRSLLRALPTFFASPAFPSSNGIAGKTSPVKTAPCPRKCRSLVVRAQQRPTWLPGLDPPSYLDGTLAGDFGFDPLGLGENPESLRWYVQAELVHARFAMAGVAGILFTDLLRVTGIKDLPVWYEAGATKFEFASTRTLIVVQLLLMGFAETKRYMDFLNPGSQAQEGTFLNIEAALEGLEPGYPGGPLFNPLGLAKDIKNAREWKLKEIKNGRLAMVAMLGFFVQASVTHVGPIENLAQHLSDPWHKTIIQTLAGSGS, translated from the exons ATGGAACTTGCAGTGGGAAGAAGAAGCTTATTACGAGCTCTGCCCACCTTCTTTGCGTCACCTGCATTTCCGTCGTCGAACGGGATAGCAGGAAAAACATCACCCGTAAAAACCGCACCTTGTCCGCGGAAATGTCGGAGTCTTGTTGTTCGAGCTCAGCAGCGCCCTACCTGGCTGCCGGGGCTCGACCCTCCGTCTTATCTTGACGGAAC TCTTGCTGGGGATTTCGGGTTTGATCCTCTTGGACTTGGAGAGAATCCGGAGAGCTTGAGATGGTATGTGCAAGCAGAGCTGGTTCATGCCCGTTTCGCCATGGCTGGGGTTGCTGGAATTCTTTTTACAGAT TTGCTTCGTGTGACAGGAATAAAAGACCTACCAGTGTGGTATGAAGCAGGAGCAACAAAATTTGAGTTTGCCAGCACAAGAACTCTGATTGTTGTTCAGCTCTTATTGATGGG TTTTGCTGAAACCAAAAGGTATATGGATTTCTTGAACCCTGGTTCTCAAGCACAGGAAGGAACCTTCCTCAATATAGAAGCTGCACTTGAAGGCCTTGAACCCGG GTATCCTGGTGGGCCCTTGTTCAATCCATTGGGTCTGGCTAAAGATATCAAGAATGCCCGAGAATGGAAGCTCAAAGAGATCAAGAATG GAAGGCTAGCTATGGTCGCAATGCTCGGCTTCTTCGTCCAGGCTTCGGTTACTCATGTGGGCCCCATAGAAAATCTTGCCCAGCACCTCTCAGATCCGTGGCACAAAACCATCATTCAAACTCTTGCTGGATCTGGTTCTTGA
- the LOC116021721 gene encoding abscisic acid 8'-hydroxylase CYP707A1-like has translation MLCSTPQQQNLAKLQTLWVSVRGRDKMEKYGVVFYVFIILLSVFSYILSATRNKKHKLPPGSMGWPYIGETLQLYSQDPNIFFSHKHTRYGEIFKSRMLGYPCVMLASPEAARFVLVTHANLFKPTYPKSKEDLIGPAALFFHQGDYHLRLRKVVQRCFSPEAIRNFVADIEDIAVSALDSWADGQVVNTFREMKKFSFEVGIMAIFGHLEDHHKEELKRNYCIVEKGYNSFPTSFPGSSYSNALKARKMLSKILCKIISERKEKKTAENGLLSCFLSSQNENNNGISLTENQIADNIIGVLFAAQDTTASALIWIIKYLHDNPKLLESVKAEQKAICKQLKVEETRHLTWRNTREMPITHKVVLETLRKSSIISFTFREAVEDVEYKGYLIPKGWKVMPLFRNIHQNPDFFSDPHKFDPSRFEKAPKPNTFMPFGSGVHACPGNELAKLEMLIITHHLVTKFRWEVVGPESGIQYGPFPVPIHGLPARFWRQSDNNNIINQQQ, from the exons ATGCTTTGCAGTACTCCTCAACAACAAAATCTTGCAAAGCTCCAAACACTTTGGGTGTCTGTAAGAGGGAGAGATAAAATGGAGAAATATGGAGTGGTATTCTATGTTTTCATAATACTCCTCTCTGTGTTTTCATATATTCTGTCCGCAACAAGAAACAAGAAGCACAAACTCCCTCCAGGCTCGATGGGATGGCCATACATAGGAGAAACTCTTCAGCTTTACTCTCAAGACCCAAACATCTTCTTCTCCCACAAACACACAAG GTATGGGGAGATCTTTAAGAGTCGTATGTTGGGGTACCCTTGCGTCATGCTGGCAAGTCCCGAGGCTGCGCGTTTCGTGCTGGTCACACACGCTAACTTGTTCAAGCCGACCTATCCTAAAAGCAAGGAGGATTTGATCGGCCCCGCCGCCCTGTTTTTCCACCAGGGAGACTACCATTTGCGGCTGAGAAAGGTGGTTCAGCGGTGTTTCAGCCCTGAGGCAATTCGGAACTTCGTCGCCGACATTGAAGACATCGCCGTGTCGGCATTGGACTCCTGGGCTGACGGTCAAGTCGTTAACACTTTCCGCGAGATGAAAAAG TTCTCGTTCGAGGTGGGTATTATGGCCATATTTGGGCACTTAGAGGATCATCACAAGGAAGAGCTGAAGAGGAATTATTGCATAGTGGAGAAAGGGTACAATTCATTTCCGACAAGCTTTCCAGGGAGTTCTTACAGCAATGCTCTGAAG GCAAGAAAGATGCTGAGCAAAATTCTATGCAAAATAATTAGCGAGaggaaagagaagaagacagcAGAGAATGGGCTTTTGAGCTGTTTTCTGAGTTCCCAAAACGAGAATAATAATGGGATCAGTCTGACAGAAAACCAAATAGCTGACAACATCATCGGTGTTCTTTTCGCTGCTCAGGACACAACCGCTAGTGCCCTCATATGGATCATCAAGTACCTTCACGATAACCCCAAACTTCTCGAGTCCGTTAAG GCTGAACAGAAGGCAATCTGCAAACAGTTAAAAGTTGAAGAAACTCGTCACTTGACATGGAGAAACACTAGAGAAATGCCAATTACTCACAAG GTTGTTTTGGAGACTTTGAGGAAATCGAGCATCATATCTTTTACATTCAGAGAGGCAGTGGAGGATGTGGAATACAAAG GGTACCTAATTCCAAAAGGTTGGAAGGTCATGCCTTTATTCAGGAATATTCATCAgaatcctgatttcttttctgATCCACACAAGTTTGATCCTTCAAGATTCGAG AAAGCTCCAAAGCCAAACACATTCATGCCATTTGGCAGTGGAGTACATGCCTGCCCTGGCAACGAACTTGCTAAGCTCGAGATGCTAATAATCACGCATCACCTCGTTACTAAATTCAG GTGGGAAGTGGTGGGGCCCGAAAGTGGGATTCAGTATGGCCCATTCCCGGTCCCTATACATGGGCTACCGGCCCGATTTTGGAGACAATCAGACAATAACAACATCATCAATCAGCAGCAGTAA